One genomic window of Dehalococcoidia bacterium includes the following:
- a CDS encoding LLM class F420-dependent oxidoreductase, which translates to YGNLTNYRRILDVEGANPGDVAVCGPEARVEQQLRAFGSAGATDLLASIYPVGEDSAASIERTRQFLKTLVGRL; encoded by the coding sequence ATACGGCAATCTGACCAACTACCGCCGTATCCTCGATGTCGAGGGCGCCAACCCCGGTGACGTCGCCGTCTGCGGGCCGGAGGCCAGGGTAGAGCAGCAGCTGCGCGCGTTCGGCTCGGCGGGGGCGACCGACCTCCTGGCTTCCATCTACCCGGTCGGCGAGGACTCGGCTGCTTCCATCGAAAGGACGCGGCAGTTCCTGAAGACGCTCGTAGGCCGGCTGTAG